One Brevibacillus choshinensis genomic window carries:
- a CDS encoding ArpU family phage packaging/lysis transcriptional regulator, whose amino-acid sequence MSAQVQEQMSFLQPVNETEVRKAVVKELKEYKALRVAVQNKQELKEKGIGQLFPRLQQTETINELKAKQIERALQYSLDEIERRIIEEKYLSTSRVKDITVYIELNLTKDQYYERKKDAIAQIARALGMI is encoded by the coding sequence ATGAGCGCACAGGTACAAGAGCAAATGTCATTTCTGCAACCAGTTAATGAGACAGAAGTCAGAAAGGCAGTTGTGAAGGAACTGAAAGAATACAAAGCCCTCCGTGTTGCTGTACAAAACAAACAGGAACTAAAAGAGAAGGGCATTGGTCAACTGTTTCCACGGCTCCAGCAAACAGAGACGATAAACGAGCTGAAGGCTAAACAGATTGAACGGGCATTACAATACTCTTTGGATGAGATAGAGCGTCGGATCATCGAAGAGAAATATTTAAGCACATCCAGGGTAAAAGACATCACAGTGTATATAGAGCTCAATCTTACGAAAGACCAGTATTACGAGAGAAAAAAAGACGCGATCGCACAAATCGCCAGGGCACTCGGTATGATCTGA